Within the Acidobacteriota bacterium genome, the region GGGGCACGGAACTGGAAACCAGAAAAGCTATGGCCAGCCCTATGACGGCCAGGCCCAGCGTAACCGCCAGCACCTTCCAGAAGACGTCGGGAACAAACAGCCGACCGTACATGGCTATGCGTTCGCCTTAGCTATGACCGTCCGGCGCTGCCTGACCACCACCGTGATGACGGTCAGGACGAGCAGCGCGAAAATGATCAACCCCCACTCGGAGAGGGTGGGGATGGGGGCCAGGTCCGGCAAGGTGAGCCCCACGCGTGGGCCGGCTGCCCCGTCCTCGAGACCGAACGTGATAGTGGCTGGGGAGGAAAGCAACCACGCGTTGGTGGCATTCTCCCAGTCCAGTGCGACGACAGTATCCTCGACCCTGGTCACGACAAAGCCTGCACTCGTAAGCGAGTCCTCCAGCATGGTCGCCGCCTCTGTTGGTGTGGCACCCGAAGCGAGGGTGGCCGTAACGGTATGCTCATTCAACGTGAGCACGAGGGTGCCCGGATCCGTGACATCAGCATTCGGCAGGGCGCAAACCCACTCGAATATCCTCTCGCCCGGTATTGCCTCGGATACTGCAAAGCTAGCGTCGACGTACGTGTCGTAATCGAGCTGGTTGTCCTCTATGTCGACCATACTGATGGGGTCTTTAGGTTCCGTGCGGCCCGTGATGTTGATGGCGTTGTCGCCATTGGCTTCAGCCTCCCAGCCCTCGTCCGTCAGATCCGTGAGGATCAGGTTTCGGGCCTGCTCCTCGGTCAGTCCCTGAACATAATGGATCACATTGTATGTTGTCCCGTCTTCGCTTACCGCTGTCACGGTTATCGTCATCCCTTCCGGAGCTACTTCGCCATAGAAGTGCAGGCTATAGCTGCCGGTCTTGGCTTCAGCCTGCTGGGAAAGCGCGGTGAAACTGGCAAACAACAGGG harbors:
- a CDS encoding IPTL-CTERM sorting domain-containing protein, translating into MRHGQNGNRTLWILVVFVALLFASFTALSQQAEAKTGSYSLHFYGEVAPEGMTITVTAVSEDGTTYNVIHYVQGLTEEQARNLILTDLTDEGWEAEANGDNAINITGRTEPKDPISMVDIEDNQLDYDTYVDASFAVSEAIPGERIFEWVCALPNADVTDPGTLVLTLNEHTVTATLASGATPTEAATMLEDSLTSAGFVVTRVEDTVVALDWENATNAWLLSSPATITFGLEDGAAGPRVGLTLPDLAPIPTLSEWGLIIFALLVLTVITVVVRQRRTVIAKANA